The Yoonia sp. SS1-5 genome contains a region encoding:
- a CDS encoding [protein-PII] uridylyltransferase: MAAPGSEPAQAPVNAPPEDLICPAVSIFDHATVAADIDAAIANETSEKAIRKAVVGILAEVRTSGRKAIATALAAQPFAARLTTRSYCWLTDQVVRLALDVARQRLHPLPNPTSGEKLALVAVGGYGRGEMAPHSDVDLLFLTPYKITPWAESVIESTLYILWDLKLKVGHATRTAKDCLRLAKEDYTIRTSLVEYRYLAGDAGLAKRLGQKLWDELFKDTASEFIEAKLEERATRHRKQGGQRYVVEPNVKEGKGGLRDLQSLFWISKYVHGVKDAADLVGLGVFTPEEFDTFVTAEDFLWAVRCHLHLIAGRATDQLTFDLQVEVASSMGYSDHGGRRAVEHFMQAYFRQATKVGELTRIVLTALEADHTKSEPMLARLLTRRKRAKPPYAIKQNRLTVADESAFFADKLNMLRIFEEALRTGTLLHPDAMRLLSANLELIDDQMRADKLANRIFLDVLLKHGNPERGLRRMNELGILDAFIPEFAPIVAMMQFNMYHHYTVDEHTIQCISHLAQIERNELIEELPVASGILERGVNRKVLFVALLLHDIGKGRDEDHSILGAKIARKVAPRLGLSKKDCETVEWLIRYHLLMSDIAQKRDIAEPRTVRGFAKAVKTVERLDLLTVLTVCDIRGVGPGTWNNWKAVLIRNLYKATKTALQTGMEDINRETREVEAKRALRAALSDWPAKALKAELGRHYGPYLQGMPLTAKVIFAKLLDGIADDEIRVDLMPDEDRDATRACFAMVDHPGLFSRMTGALALAGANIVDARTYTTKDGYATAVFWVQDNDGNPYEAARLPRLQQLILKTLKGEVVPREALKDKDKMKKRERAFRVPTNITFDNEGSDIYTMIEVDTRDRPGLLFDLTRVFANNHVYIASAVIATYGEQVVDTFYVKDMVGLKFHSDSKRATLERKLREAIAQGSEQARK; this comes from the coding sequence TTGGCCGCGCCGGGTTCTGAACCTGCGCAGGCACCTGTGAATGCGCCGCCGGAGGATCTGATCTGTCCGGCGGTCTCTATTTTTGACCACGCCACGGTTGCCGCCGATATCGACGCCGCAATCGCGAACGAGACGTCTGAAAAGGCTATTCGCAAGGCGGTCGTGGGAATATTGGCCGAGGTCCGGACATCTGGGCGCAAGGCCATTGCCACGGCCCTTGCGGCACAGCCGTTTGCGGCCCGGCTGACAACCCGCAGCTATTGCTGGCTGACAGATCAGGTTGTGCGGCTGGCGCTGGATGTTGCCAGGCAGCGGCTGCACCCGCTACCGAACCCGACAAGCGGCGAGAAACTGGCGCTGGTAGCCGTTGGTGGCTATGGCCGTGGCGAAATGGCCCCCCACTCGGACGTGGATCTGCTGTTTCTGACCCCCTACAAAATCACCCCATGGGCCGAAAGCGTTATTGAATCCACGCTCTACATCCTCTGGGACCTCAAGCTGAAGGTCGGTCATGCGACCCGCACCGCCAAAGACTGCCTGCGACTGGCGAAAGAAGATTACACGATCCGCACCTCACTTGTGGAATACCGCTATCTTGCCGGTGATGCGGGGCTTGCCAAACGGTTGGGTCAGAAATTGTGGGACGAATTATTCAAGGACACGGCCAGCGAATTCATCGAGGCCAAGCTGGAGGAACGCGCCACCCGTCATCGCAAGCAAGGCGGGCAGCGCTATGTTGTCGAACCCAATGTCAAGGAAGGCAAAGGCGGCTTGCGCGATCTTCAGTCCCTGTTCTGGATCAGCAAATACGTCCACGGGGTGAAAGACGCCGCCGATCTGGTGGGCCTTGGCGTCTTTACCCCCGAAGAGTTCGATACATTCGTCACCGCCGAGGATTTTTTGTGGGCCGTGCGTTGCCACCTGCACCTGATCGCCGGCCGGGCAACGGACCAGCTGACCTTTGATCTGCAGGTCGAGGTGGCCTCGTCCATGGGGTATTCGGATCACGGCGGCAGGCGCGCAGTGGAACATTTCATGCAGGCCTATTTTCGGCAGGCCACCAAGGTGGGTGAACTGACGCGCATCGTGCTGACCGCACTTGAGGCCGATCACACCAAGTCCGAACCGATGCTGGCGCGGCTATTGACCCGCCGCAAGCGGGCCAAGCCGCCATATGCGATCAAGCAAAACCGATTAACCGTCGCCGATGAAAGCGCGTTTTTCGCCGACAAGCTCAACATGTTGCGGATTTTTGAAGAGGCCTTGCGCACAGGCACGCTGTTGCATCCTGACGCCATGCGCCTGCTCTCGGCTAATCTTGAGCTGATTGATGATCAGATGCGCGCGGACAAGCTGGCAAACCGCATATTCCTTGACGTCTTGCTAAAACACGGCAATCCCGAACGCGGATTGCGCCGGATGAACGAACTTGGGATCCTTGACGCGTTCATCCCTGAATTTGCGCCCATTGTGGCGATGATGCAGTTCAACATGTATCACCATTACACGGTCGACGAACATACGATCCAATGCATCAGCCATCTGGCCCAGATCGAACGCAATGAGCTGATCGAAGAATTGCCTGTCGCCTCGGGCATTCTGGAACGTGGGGTCAACCGAAAGGTTCTTTTTGTTGCCTTGCTGCTGCATGACATCGGCAAGGGGCGGGATGAGGACCATTCGATCCTGGGCGCCAAAATCGCCCGCAAGGTGGCACCCCGTCTTGGCCTGTCCAAAAAGGATTGCGAGACAGTTGAATGGCTGATCCGCTATCATCTGCTGATGTCCGATATCGCGCAAAAACGCGATATCGCCGAACCACGCACGGTGCGTGGCTTTGCCAAAGCCGTAAAAACGGTTGAGCGGCTTGATCTGCTGACCGTGCTGACCGTCTGCGATATCCGGGGGGTTGGCCCGGGGACATGGAATAACTGGAAAGCAGTTCTGATCCGCAACCTATATAAGGCGACCAAGACAGCCCTGCAGACCGGTATGGAGGACATCAACCGCGAAACCCGGGAAGTCGAAGCCAAGCGCGCATTGCGGGCGGCCTTGTCAGACTGGCCCGCCAAGGCGCTCAAGGCCGAGTTGGGGCGACATTACGGGCCCTATCTGCAAGGTATGCCCCTGACCGCCAAGGTGATCTTTGCCAAACTGCTGGATGGCATCGCGGATGATGAAATCCGTGTTGACCTGATGCCTGATGAAGACCGCGACGCCACGCGCGCCTGCTTTGCCATGGTTGACCACCCCGGCCTGTTCAGCCGGATGACCGGTGCACTGGCGCTGGCCGGTGCGAATATCGTTGATGCGCGCACCTACACAACCAAGGACGGCTACGCCACAGCCGTGTTCTGGGTGCAGGACAATGACGGCAACCCCTACGAGGCCGCGCGACTGCCCAGATTGCAGCAACTGATCCTCAAGACCCTCAAAGGCGAGGTGGTGCCGCGCGAAGCGCTTAAAGACAAAGACAAGATGAAAAAGCGCGAACGCGCATTCCGGGTTCCGACCAATATCACCTTCGACAATGAAGGATCCGATATCTACACCATGATCGAGGTCGACACACGTGACCGGCCTGGACTTTTGTTCGATCTGACCCGCGTCTTTGCCAATAATCACGTCTATATCGCCTCGGCTGTGATCGCGACCTATGGTGAACAGGTTGTGGATACGTTCTATGTCAAGGATATGGTGGGGCTGAAATTCCACTCCGACAGCAAACGCGCCACGTTAGAACGCAAACTGCGCGAGGCGATCGCGCAAGGCAGTGAGCAGGCACGCAAATGA
- a CDS encoding penicillin-binding protein activator — translation MFARFSMVRNPAARLMAFMSMVWLAACDPTALSTTANTGQTIDTDAPVQVALLVPGGSGSGSDAFLAQNLENAARLAIADLNGPDIRLRVYNTGANPTTAASVARQAVGNGAQIILGPLFAEAANAAGVAVADQNVNVLAFSNNPTIAGGNVFVLGATFDNTAKRLVQYASRQGINRFMVLHADDVAGNLGQRAIRNAVTNNGSQVVAVESYPLSQQGITGSAGRIAASANNAGANGIFTTAAVNADLPILATSLPEAGVDINSTKLIGLTRWDAVPQAAALPGLQGGLFALPDQSTATLFSSRYAATYGEPPHPLAGLAYDGIAAIGALVASGDRNALTKSALTTSQGFRGTSGAFRLLPNGLNERALAVATIRNNQVVVVEQAPRSFGRAGF, via the coding sequence ATGTTTGCTCGTTTCAGCATGGTTCGCAACCCGGCGGCCCGCCTTATGGCATTCATGTCGATGGTGTGGTTGGCGGCGTGTGATCCAACCGCGTTGTCTACAACGGCCAATACCGGTCAAACCATTGATACCGACGCGCCTGTGCAGGTCGCACTTCTGGTCCCGGGCGGATCAGGCAGCGGCAGCGACGCATTTCTTGCGCAAAATCTTGAAAACGCCGCACGGCTTGCAATCGCAGACCTGAACGGCCCGGATATCCGGCTGCGCGTCTACAACACCGGGGCAAACCCGACGACCGCCGCCAGTGTTGCGCGTCAGGCCGTTGGTAACGGGGCGCAGATCATTCTTGGGCCGCTCTTTGCAGAAGCTGCCAATGCAGCCGGTGTCGCAGTGGCCGATCAGAATGTGAATGTCCTCGCATTCTCGAACAACCCAACGATTGCGGGCGGCAATGTCTTCGTCCTAGGTGCCACATTCGACAATACCGCCAAGCGCCTCGTCCAATACGCCAGCCGTCAGGGGATCAACCGGTTCATGGTGCTGCATGCCGATGATGTGGCCGGCAATCTGGGGCAGCGCGCCATTCGCAACGCGGTGACCAACAACGGATCACAAGTTGTCGCCGTCGAAAGCTATCCGTTGTCACAACAGGGGATCACAGGGTCCGCCGGTCGCATTGCGGCAAGCGCGAATAACGCCGGGGCAAATGGAATTTTCACGACCGCTGCGGTCAACGCTGATCTGCCCATTCTTGCAACCTCGCTGCCTGAGGCGGGCGTTGATATCAACAGCACCAAGCTGATCGGCTTGACCCGTTGGGATGCGGTTCCGCAGGCCGCTGCCCTTCCGGGCCTGCAAGGCGGCTTGTTCGCGTTGCCCGATCAATCGACCGCAACGCTGTTTTCAAGCCGCTATGCCGCCACCTATGGCGAGCCACCGCATCCGCTGGCCGGTCTGGCCTATGACGGGATTGCCGCGATCGGCGCGCTTGTGGCCAGCGGCGACCGAAATGCGCTGACCAAATCCGCACTCACCACATCACAAGGGTTTCGGGGAACATCGGGGGCATTCCGGCTGCTGCCAAATGGTCTGAACGAACGTGCCTTGGCCGTTGCCACCATTCGAAACAATCAGGTAGTTGTCGTTGAACAAGCCCCAAGAAGTTTTGGCCGCGCCGGGTTCTGA
- the rsmI gene encoding 16S rRNA (cytidine(1402)-2'-O)-methyltransferase, which yields MNHKPAKLAAGLYFVATPIGAARDITLRGLDVLASADIIAAEDTRTARKLMEIHGVGLDGRKVVAFHDHSGDGPVNGLVQQMLQGRSVAYVSEAGTPLVADPGYELGRAAIAAAVQVYTAPGASAVLAALTVSGLPTDRFAFIGFLPAAKKQRETEIAGLRDIPMTLVFYESPKRLHQLLADLRSVLGDARQAVVCRELTKKFEEVTRGTLQEVCDAFAARTVKGEIVVLVGRAGARDVADTDVETALKEAMKTMRVKDAATAVAGALGLPRRQVYQMALKLGDTP from the coding sequence ATGAATCATAAACCGGCCAAACTCGCGGCTGGGTTGTATTTTGTGGCGACCCCGATTGGTGCCGCACGGGATATTACCCTGCGTGGCCTCGATGTTCTGGCCAGCGCCGACATTATCGCAGCCGAAGATACCAGGACCGCCCGAAAACTGATGGAAATTCATGGTGTTGGGCTGGACGGGCGTAAGGTCGTGGCGTTTCATGACCACAGCGGAGACGGCCCGGTCAACGGGCTGGTCCAACAGATGTTGCAAGGCAGATCGGTCGCCTATGTGTCCGAGGCCGGAACGCCACTTGTGGCTGATCCGGGCTATGAATTGGGCCGCGCGGCGATCGCGGCTGCTGTGCAGGTCTACACCGCACCCGGTGCCTCTGCCGTTCTGGCGGCTCTGACAGTCTCTGGCCTGCCGACAGATCGTTTTGCGTTTATCGGCTTTCTGCCCGCAGCCAAAAAGCAGCGCGAGACCGAGATTGCCGGGTTGCGCGACATACCGATGACATTGGTGTTTTACGAAAGCCCCAAGCGTCTTCACCAATTGTTAGCCGATTTGCGGTCAGTCTTGGGGGACGCGCGGCAGGCGGTTGTCTGTCGTGAACTGACCAAGAAATTCGAAGAGGTGACACGGGGCACCCTGCAAGAGGTTTGCGATGCTTTTGCAGCGCGCACGGTCAAAGGCGAAATTGTTGTGCTTGTCGGACGCGCAGGCGCCCGCGACGTGGCGGATACCGACGTCGAGACAGCCTTGAAGGAGGCGATGAAAACCATGCGGGTGAAAGATGCGGCAACCGCTGTTGCCGGTGCGCTGGGCCTGCCGCGCCGACAGGTTTATCAGATGGCACTGAAATTAGGGGATACCCCATGA
- a CDS encoding YraN family protein, which yields MTGSVGYHAGLRAEDIVVRHYRAAGASVAATRWRGAAGEIDLVMQANDVTIFVEVKKSRSFAQAAHRLGPRQIARICAAGAEFLAGQPLGQLTETRFDLALVDGQGAVKVIENAFMAA from the coding sequence ATGACCGGATCGGTGGGCTATCACGCAGGGCTGCGGGCAGAGGATATTGTCGTTCGTCATTACCGCGCCGCTGGGGCAAGCGTTGCGGCGACGCGCTGGCGTGGGGCGGCTGGTGAAATTGATCTTGTCATGCAGGCAAATGACGTGACGATTTTCGTCGAGGTGAAGAAAAGCCGCAGCTTCGCCCAGGCGGCGCATCGCTTGGGCCCACGGCAGATCGCACGCATTTGCGCCGCTGGGGCAGAGTTTCTTGCCGGGCAACCGCTGGGCCAATTGACTGAAACGCGCTTTGATCTGGCGCTTGTGGATGGCCAAGGTGCCGTCAAAGTGATCGAAAACGCCTTCATGGCGGCCTGA
- the gshB gene encoding glutathione synthase, protein MALKVAFQMDPIGPIDIAADSTFRIAEEAQARGHELFYYTPDKLAYDQGKVTARGWPLTVQRIKGDHFRLGEETVANLADFDVVWLRQDPPFDMGYITTTHILDMVHPDTLVVNDPFWVRNYPEKLLVLDFPDLTPPTMIARDLDTLKEFRAKHGDVILKPLYGNGGAGVFKLRQEDSNLASLHELFAGINREPLIMQKFLPDVSKGDKRVILVDGEPVGAINRIPAAGETRSNMHVGGRPEKVALTARDKEICARIGPLLREKGQVFVGIDVIGDWLTEINVTSPTGIQELERFDGTNVAEKIWQAIEARRAV, encoded by the coding sequence ATGGCATTGAAAGTTGCGTTCCAGATGGACCCGATTGGTCCGATTGATATTGCAGCCGACAGCACGTTTCGGATCGCCGAGGAAGCCCAGGCGCGGGGCCATGAGCTGTTTTATTACACGCCTGACAAGCTGGCCTATGATCAGGGTAAGGTCACGGCCCGGGGCTGGCCGCTGACGGTGCAGCGGATCAAGGGCGATCACTTCCGGCTGGGCGAGGAAACGGTCGCAAATCTTGCGGATTTCGATGTAGTTTGGCTACGTCAGGACCCGCCATTTGACATGGGCTATATCACGACCACGCATATTCTGGACATGGTGCATCCGGACACACTGGTGGTGAATGACCCGTTCTGGGTGCGCAACTATCCCGAAAAGCTGCTGGTGCTGGATTTCCCCGATCTGACGCCGCCAACTATGATTGCGCGCGACCTGGACACCTTGAAAGAGTTTCGCGCGAAACATGGTGATGTGATCCTCAAGCCGCTTTACGGCAACGGCGGTGCGGGTGTCTTCAAGCTGCGGCAGGAAGACAGCAACCTGGCCTCGCTGCACGAGCTTTTTGCAGGTATCAATCGCGAACCATTGATCATGCAGAAGTTTCTGCCCGATGTCAGTAAGGGCGACAAACGCGTCATCCTTGTCGATGGCGAACCGGTCGGCGCCATCAATCGCATTCCGGCAGCGGGTGAAACCCGGTCGAACATGCATGTGGGTGGGCGCCCTGAGAAGGTTGCGCTGACCGCCCGCGACAAAGAGATTTGCGCCCGGATCGGCCCGCTACTGCGCGAAAAGGGTCAGGTGTTTGTCGGGATTGACGTGATCGGCGACTGGCTGACGGAAATCAACGTGACGTCGCCCACCGGCATTCAAGAGTTGGAGCGGTTCGACGGCACCAATGTTGCCGAAAAAATCTGGCAGGCAATCGAGGCACGGCGCGCCGTCTGA
- a CDS encoding YifB family Mg chelatase-like AAA ATPase, with the protein MVALAYTVAFEGIEARLVEVQCAVSPGIPAFSVVGLPDKAVSEAKERVRAALTAMAIALPSKRITINMSPADMPKEGSHFDLPIALALLAALDIIPQEDAARTVALGELSLDGTLVPVVGALPAAMAAAGEDRTLLCPDACGAEAAWVGAAKVIAPASLADAVRHFTGQSILPASQPGEVHRKTRMRDLSEVKGQERAKRALEIAAAGRHHLMLIGSPGSGKSMLAARLPGILPQLTAAEALETSMIHSLSGLLDEGGINRERPFREPHHTASMAAIVGGGRNAKPGEISLAHNGVLFMDEFPEFARTVLETLRQPIETGEVIVARANAHVRYPCKFMLVAAANPCKCGYLADPARACARAPICGEDYLGRISGPLMDRFDLRVEVPPVAFTDLDLPDAAESSADVAARVATARSRQSARFKDHPNFHVNADAEGHLLDEIATPDADGRALLLKVAERFGLSARGYHRVLRVARTIADLDGSGDVRKPHVAEAVSFRLATAKDV; encoded by the coding sequence ATGGTCGCACTCGCATACACAGTCGCATTCGAGGGTATCGAGGCGCGGTTGGTTGAAGTCCAATGCGCGGTATCGCCCGGCATTCCGGCTTTTTCGGTCGTCGGCCTGCCGGACAAGGCGGTGTCAGAGGCGAAAGAACGCGTGCGCGCCGCGCTGACAGCCATGGCAATTGCGCTGCCATCCAAGCGGATCACAATAAACATGTCGCCCGCCGACATGCCCAAGGAAGGATCACATTTCGACTTGCCCATCGCGCTGGCCTTGCTGGCGGCACTGGACATCATCCCCCAGGAAGACGCGGCCAGAACCGTGGCACTTGGCGAATTGTCACTTGATGGCACGCTGGTCCCCGTCGTCGGCGCCCTGCCTGCCGCCATGGCCGCAGCGGGCGAGGATCGCACGCTTTTGTGCCCCGATGCATGTGGGGCAGAAGCCGCCTGGGTTGGTGCCGCCAAGGTGATTGCGCCCGCAAGCCTTGCCGATGCAGTTCGGCACTTTACCGGCCAATCCATCTTGCCGGCGTCGCAGCCCGGCGAGGTTCACCGCAAAACGCGCATGCGCGATCTGTCCGAGGTCAAGGGACAGGAACGGGCCAAACGGGCATTGGAAATTGCCGCGGCTGGCCGTCACCATCTGATGCTGATTGGCTCACCCGGCTCTGGCAAATCCATGCTTGCGGCCCGCCTGCCCGGTATCTTGCCGCAATTGACCGCCGCCGAAGCGCTTGAGACATCCATGATCCATTCGCTTTCCGGGCTGCTGGACGAAGGGGGGATCAATCGCGAACGGCCCTTTCGCGAACCGCACCACACCGCATCAATGGCCGCAATCGTCGGCGGCGGGCGTAACGCGAAACCTGGCGAAATCAGTCTTGCGCATAACGGCGTTCTTTTCATGGACGAGTTCCCTGAATTTGCGCGGACGGTTCTGGAAACCTTGCGGCAACCCATCGAAACCGGCGAGGTCATCGTCGCCCGGGCCAATGCGCATGTGCGCTATCCGTGCAAATTCATGCTGGTTGCGGCGGCAAACCCCTGCAAATGCGGCTATCTGGCAGACCCTGCCCGTGCCTGCGCCCGGGCCCCGATTTGTGGTGAGGATTATCTGGGCCGCATTTCCGGCCCATTGATGGACAGGTTCGATCTGCGTGTAGAAGTCCCGCCCGTCGCTTTCACCGATCTTGATCTGCCGGATGCGGCCGAAAGCTCTGCGGATGTTGCGGCACGCGTCGCGACAGCCAGATCGCGGCAAAGCGCCCGTTTCAAGGACCACCCCAATTTCCACGTCAACGCGGATGCCGAGGGTCACTTGCTGGATGAAATCGCAACGCCCGACGCCGATGGGCGCGCATTGCTGCTGAAGGTGGCAGAGCGGTTCGGCCTATCGGCACGGGGCTATCATCGCGTTCTGCGGGTCGCGCGTACCATCGCTGATCTGGACGGGTCGGGTGACGTGCGCAAACCGCATGTGGCAGAAGCGGTCAGCTTTCGCCTTGCAACCGCCAAGGACGTTTGA
- a CDS encoding glutathione S-transferase has product MTYQLYIGDRTFSSWSLRGWLMFEKFNLPYDAHLVGLYAGTYRDELAHLKPAKTVPAAQTPEGYVLTDSLAIAETLVERHPEVALYPSDPAARALARSITAEMHGGFGNLRGECPMFLAHIWEGFAPSGGVLDDLERIETLWALARERHGQDGPWLFGEYSLADVFYAPVAMRITAYDLPVGSQAKDYVSAHLSDPAFLKWRRDAMEERHTPWPYPMDLSKRPWPSDAG; this is encoded by the coding sequence ATGACTTATCAACTCTATATCGGCGACCGGACATTCAGCAGCTGGTCATTGCGCGGCTGGCTTATGTTCGAGAAATTCAACCTGCCTTATGATGCGCATCTTGTGGGGCTTTATGCCGGCACATATCGCGACGAACTTGCGCATTTGAAACCGGCCAAAACCGTACCCGCGGCGCAAACCCCGGAAGGATATGTTCTGACCGACAGCCTGGCCATTGCCGAAACACTGGTCGAACGGCACCCCGAGGTCGCACTATACCCAAGCGATCCGGCAGCGCGCGCCCTGGCCCGGTCGATCACCGCCGAAATGCATGGTGGTTTTGGAAATCTACGCGGCGAATGCCCGATGTTTCTGGCCCATATATGGGAAGGGTTTGCACCATCCGGCGGGGTGCTGGATGATCTGGAACGGATCGAGACCTTGTGGGCATTGGCCCGCGAACGGCATGGGCAGGATGGTCCGTGGCTGTTTGGCGAATACAGTCTGGCGGACGTCTTTTATGCGCCCGTCGCAATGCGGATTACGGCCTATGATCTGCCGGTCGGCAGCCAGGCAAAAGACTATGTATCGGCGCATCTGTCTGATCCTGCATTTCTGAAATGGCGACGGGACGCGATGGAAGAACGGCACACACCGTGGCCCTATCCTATGGACCTGTCCAAACGGCCATGGCCATCGGACGCGGGTTAA
- a CDS encoding histidine phosphatase family protein, whose product MTRLWMVRHGPTHAKTMVGWADIPADLSDQDAVRRLRAYLPAAPVVSSDLSRAVATADDLGAQSRLDHDPALREMNFGDWDMRHFADVEKENPQHIRAFWETPGDIAPPNGESWNTLCDRVGNAIDGYLTRGFDDLIVVAHFGTILSQIQRAAGMTAYEAFGHKIDNLSVSDIAFIDGQWRVGRINHVP is encoded by the coding sequence TTGACCCGGCTCTGGATGGTGCGGCACGGGCCGACCCACGCCAAAACGATGGTTGGTTGGGCTGACATCCCCGCAGATCTGTCTGACCAGGACGCGGTGCGACGCTTGCGCGCCTATTTGCCCGCCGCACCTGTGGTTTCGTCGGATCTATCGCGGGCGGTTGCAACCGCAGATGACCTTGGGGCGCAAAGCCGTCTGGATCACGATCCGGCATTGCGTGAGATGAATTTCGGCGACTGGGATATGCGCCATTTTGCGGATGTGGAAAAAGAAAACCCACAGCATATCCGGGCCTTTTGGGAGACCCCCGGTGACATTGCCCCGCCAAATGGCGAAAGCTGGAACACCCTTTGCGACCGGGTTGGCAACGCCATTGACGGCTATCTGACACGCGGCTTTGACGATCTGATCGTCGTCGCCCATTTCGGCACGATTCTATCGCAAATCCAACGCGCGGCGGGCATGACGGCTTATGAGGCATTTGGACACAAAATTGATAATCTCTCTGTTTCCGATATCGCCTTTATCGACGGGCAATGGCGTGTTGGCCGGATCAATCACGTCCCTTGA
- the cobU gene encoding bifunctional adenosylcobinamide kinase/adenosylcobinamide-phosphate guanylyltransferase: MALPHSTLVLGGASSGKSAIAEDLVLRMTDQPVYIATAQAFDAEMVDKVARHQDRRSAAWTTIEAPFDVCAALDGASGEQVVLLDCATLWLTNLILDDRDIADESKQLLAAIARCACPVVVVSNEVGQGIVPDNALSRRFRNEQGQLNQAMAAQMDVVVAVMAGLPLALKGTLP; the protein is encoded by the coding sequence ATGGCCCTGCCGCATTCAACACTGGTCCTCGGCGGCGCATCCTCGGGCAAGTCCGCGATCGCAGAAGACCTTGTTTTGCGGATGACGGACCAACCGGTCTACATCGCCACCGCGCAGGCGTTTGATGCGGAAATGGTCGACAAAGTCGCCCGCCATCAGGACCGCCGATCAGCAGCCTGGACAACCATCGAGGCACCGTTTGATGTCTGCGCCGCGCTGGACGGTGCAAGTGGCGAACAGGTTGTCCTGCTTGATTGTGCAACCTTGTGGCTGACAAATCTGATCCTGGATGATCGGGATATAGCGGACGAGAGCAAACAATTGCTGGCGGCCATCGCCCGTTGCGCCTGCCCCGTCGTCGTCGTCTCGAACGAGGTCGGTCAGGGCATTGTCCCTGACAACGCGCTGTCCCGCCGGTTTCGCAATGAACAGGGGCAACTGAACCAGGCCATGGCCGCACAAATGGACGTGGTGGTGGCTGTGATGGCGGGGCTGCCACTGGCGCTGAAAGGAACGCTGCCTTGA
- a CDS encoding RNA polymerase factor sigma-32 yields the protein MGVTGFSDQTLSRTAMQAELLDAETELALAYAWRDDRDEKALHRLITAYMRLAISMASKFKRYGAPMNDLIQEASVGLMKAADKFDPDRGVRFSTYAVWWIKASIQDYVMRNWSMVRTGSTSSQKSLFFNMRRVQARLEREAAAEGRTLDRHDMRELIAIEVGVPLHDVEMMEGRLSGSDFSLNATQSVDDEGREWIDALEDDGPQAEEMVANNHDNATLRQWLVTALSDLNDREQFIVRERKLRDDPRTLESLGTELGLSKERVRQLEAAAFGKMRKSLETQNSEVRAFFA from the coding sequence ATGGGTGTGACCGGTTTTTCTGACCAAACTCTGTCGCGGACAGCGATGCAAGCGGAACTGCTTGACGCCGAGACAGAGCTGGCGCTGGCCTATGCATGGCGCGACGACCGAGACGAAAAGGCGCTGCATCGCCTCATCACGGCCTATATGCGTCTGGCGATTTCGATGGCATCAAAGTTCAAACGCTATGGTGCGCCCATGAACGACCTTATCCAGGAAGCATCTGTTGGCCTGATGAAGGCGGCGGACAAATTCGACCCCGATCGCGGCGTGCGTTTTTCGACCTATGCCGTGTGGTGGATCAAGGCATCCATTCAAGATTACGTCATGCGGAATTGGTCGATGGTCCGGACCGGTTCGACCTCATCCCAGAAATCCCTGTTTTTTAATATGCGCCGCGTGCAAGCCAGGCTAGAGCGCGAGGCCGCCGCCGAAGGTCGCACGCTTGACCGTCATGACATGCGCGAACTGATCGCGATAGAGGTCGGTGTTCCGCTGCATGATGTGGAAATGATGGAAGGGCGCCTCTCGGGCTCTGATTTTTCGCTGAATGCGACCCAATCCGTTGATGATGAAGGGCGCGAATGGATTGACGCGCTTGAAGATGACGGCCCGCAGGCCGAAGAAATGGTTGCCAACAACCATGACAATGCCACCTTGCGGCAATGGCTTGTGACCGCGCTGTCGGATCTGAATGACCGTGAACAGTTTATCGTCCGTGAACGGAAACTGCGCGATGACCCGCGGACATTGGAAAGCCTCGGGACAGAGCTTGGCCTGTCCAAAGAGCGGGTCCGCCAGCTAGAGGCAGCCGCATTCGGAAAGATGCGCAAGAGCCTCGAGACCCAAAACAGTGAGGTCCGTGCGTTTTTTGCATGA